The Desulfovibrio desulfuricans DSM 642 genome includes a window with the following:
- a CDS encoding carbon starvation CstA family protein — protein sequence MESLEHINAITLVFAALCIFAIAYRVYGIFLANKVLKLDAGRITPAVRFADGHDYVKTNEFVLYGHHFAAIAAAGPLVGPVLAAQFGYLPGALWILIGCVLGGAVHDMVVLFASVRHKGQSLSAIAQREVGPVTGTVAGIAVLCILILTLAGLSLACISAMHNAPWSLFIVVITMPIAMLMGLIMRFKQNSVLLASLVGLVLLVLGILSGHDLMQKDVLGWAFDWDRNTVALAIAGYGFLASVLPVWFLLVPRDYLSTYLKIGTILMLAVGIIFVQPILLMPTVTPFINGGGPVIGGPALPFIFITIACGAMSGFHAIIGTGTTPKMIGNERDILFVGYGAMLTEGFVAIMALIAACTLMPGDYFAINSTPDKFSSLVAAHPALNTVDLGFFEEKIGLNLHARPGGAVSLAVGMAHIFHKIPYMDHLMAYWYNFAVMFEAVFILTAIDAGTRVGRFFLQEMLGKVYAPFGDKNWMPGVYITSFIFTSMWGYLMYTGNISNIWPLFGLSNQLLAGCALIVCTSMLLRMNRGKLSLVTAIPGIFLTAVTFWAGYLQVTTTYIPGGKYLLAFLACLVMVLMVFVLVGTIRRWIELMNIKGTVNDAYGEPVRALAEE from the coding sequence ATGGAAAGCTTGGAGCACATTAATGCCATCACGCTAGTGTTTGCGGCATTGTGCATATTTGCCATTGCCTACCGGGTGTATGGCATTTTTCTGGCAAACAAGGTTCTGAAACTGGACGCGGGCCGTATTACGCCAGCGGTTCGTTTTGCTGATGGTCACGACTACGTCAAAACCAACGAATTTGTTCTCTACGGGCATCATTTTGCCGCCATCGCGGCTGCCGGGCCGCTGGTTGGCCCTGTGCTTGCCGCGCAGTTCGGCTATTTGCCCGGCGCGTTGTGGATCCTGATTGGCTGCGTGCTCGGCGGCGCGGTGCACGATATGGTGGTGCTGTTCGCCTCCGTACGGCACAAGGGCCAGAGCCTTTCGGCCATCGCCCAGCGCGAGGTCGGCCCCGTTACGGGTACCGTGGCGGGCATCGCCGTGCTGTGCATTCTTATTCTGACTCTGGCGGGTCTTTCGCTGGCCTGCATCAGCGCCATGCACAACGCGCCATGGTCGCTGTTTATCGTGGTCATCACCATGCCTATCGCTATGCTCATGGGCCTGATCATGCGCTTCAAGCAGAACAGCGTTCTGCTTGCCAGCCTTGTGGGCCTGGTTCTGCTGGTTTTGGGTATTCTGAGCGGTCATGACCTCATGCAGAAGGACGTGCTGGGCTGGGCATTTGACTGGGACCGCAACACCGTGGCTCTGGCCATCGCCGGTTACGGCTTTCTCGCTTCTGTTCTGCCCGTGTGGTTCCTGCTGGTGCCGCGCGACTATCTTTCCACCTATCTCAAGATCGGCACCATCCTTATGCTGGCCGTGGGCATCATATTTGTGCAGCCCATCCTCCTCATGCCCACCGTTACCCCCTTTATTAACGGCGGTGGCCCCGTGATCGGCGGGCCTGCATTGCCCTTTATCTTCATCACCATCGCTTGCGGCGCCATGTCCGGCTTTCATGCCATCATCGGCACAGGCACAACGCCCAAAATGATCGGCAACGAGCGCGATATCCTCTTTGTGGGTTACGGCGCAATGCTTACAGAAGGCTTTGTTGCCATCATGGCTTTGATCGCCGCCTGCACCCTGATGCCCGGCGACTATTTTGCCATCAACTCCACCCCTGACAAGTTCAGCTCACTGGTTGCGGCGCACCCCGCGCTGAACACTGTCGACCTGGGCTTTTTTGAAGAAAAGATCGGCCTGAACCTGCATGCCCGCCCCGGCGGCGCAGTTTCTCTGGCCGTGGGCATGGCCCACATTTTCCACAAGATCCCCTACATGGATCACCTGATGGCCTACTGGTACAACTTTGCCGTCATGTTTGAAGCCGTCTTCATCCTGACCGCCATTGACGCCGGTACCCGCGTTGGCCGCTTCTTCCTGCAGGAAATGCTGGGCAAGGTGTACGCGCCCTTTGGCGACAAGAACTGGATGCCCGGCGTCTACATCACCAGCTTCATCTTCACGTCCATGTGGGGCTATCTGATGTACACCGGCAACATCAGCAACATCTGGCCCCTGTTCGGTCTGAGCAACCAGCTGCTTGCGGGCTGCGCCCTGATCGTGTGCACCTCCATGCTGCTGCGCATGAACCGCGGCAAGCTCAGCCTAGTTACGGCCATCCCTGGTATCTTCCTGACCGCCGTGACTTTCTGGGCTGGTTATTTGCAGGTCACCACGACCTACATCCCCGGCGGCAAGTATCTGCTTGCCTTCCTGGCCTGCCTGGTCATGGTGCTGATGGTCTTCGTGCTTGTGGGCACCATCCGCCGCTGGATTGAGC
- the thiS gene encoding sulfur carrier protein ThiS yields the protein MDVTVNGETEAIAEPCSVAELLTARGHDTARVVVERNGEILPRERFAQTLLCGGDSLEIVHFVGGG from the coding sequence ATGGATGTCACAGTCAACGGGGAAACCGAAGCCATTGCCGAACCATGCAGCGTTGCCGAACTTCTGACGGCGCGCGGACATGATACGGCACGGGTTGTCGTTGAACGCAACGGAGAAATCCTGCCCCGCGAGCGTTTTGCCCAAACCCTGCTCTGCGGGGGCGACAGTCTGGAGATCGTGCACTTTGTGGGCGGCGGATAA
- a CDS encoding thiazole synthase: MNDPFIIGGVTLTSRLFIGTGKYGADSLIPSVAEASGAQVITVAMRRVDKQGEKQASSQGIMGHIPAHMRLLPNTSGARTAEEAVRLARLARAAGCGDWIKIEVISDTRHLLPDGYETAKATEILAKEGFTVLPYINPDLYVARACANAGAAAVMPLGAPIGTNRGLRTKEMVGILIEEIDLPIVVDAGIGRPSQACEAMEMGAAACLVNTAIASSSDPVSMARAFGAAVRAGRDAWLAGPGAVKAQGQGAEASSPLTGFLR, from the coding sequence ATGAACGATCCCTTCATTATTGGCGGCGTCACCCTTACAAGCCGTCTTTTCATTGGTACCGGCAAATACGGAGCCGACAGCCTCATTCCTTCAGTGGCCGAAGCCAGCGGCGCGCAAGTCATCACCGTGGCCATGCGCCGTGTGGACAAACAGGGCGAAAAGCAGGCTTCCAGCCAGGGCATCATGGGGCATATCCCCGCCCATATGCGGCTGTTGCCCAACACCTCGGGCGCGCGAACCGCTGAGGAAGCCGTGCGTCTGGCCCGGCTGGCCCGCGCTGCGGGTTGCGGCGACTGGATAAAAATCGAGGTCATTTCCGACACCCGCCATCTGCTGCCCGACGGCTACGAAACCGCCAAGGCCACGGAAATCCTCGCTAAAGAAGGCTTTACCGTTCTGCCCTACATCAATCCAGACCTGTACGTGGCGCGGGCCTGCGCCAATGCCGGCGCGGCTGCCGTCATGCCGCTGGGTGCGCCCATCGGCACCAACAGGGGCCTGCGCACCAAGGAGATGGTGGGCATCCTGATTGAAGAAATCGACCTGCCCATTGTGGTGGATGCGGGCATTGGCCGCCCCTCGCAGGCATGCGAGGCCATGGAAATGGGCGCGGCGGCCTGTTTGGTAAACACGGCCATTGCCTCGTCCAGCGATCCCGTCAGCATGGCCCGCGCATTCGGCGCGGCGGTTCGGGCCGGGCGCGATGCATGGCTGGCTGGCCCCGGCGCGGTCAAAGCGCAGGGCCAGGGCGCGGAAGCGTCTTCACCGCTGACGGGATTTCTCCGCTAA
- the thiH gene encoding 2-iminoacetate synthase ThiH → METFQEYLQAWPSARRAEGAARATEADVLAVLQKEILQPADLLTLLSPAAAPHLEAMARRARDLTLRFFGKAVNIFTPLYISDVCTNQCRYCGFNAKNKQPRRHLSIDEAAAEADVIADKGFQHILLLTGDARHLSSPQYIADAARRIKPRFASVGVEVYSLTTEEYELLVDAGVDSMTMFQETYNPELYAWLHPVGPKHDYGFRLNAPQRAAEGGIRSIGVGALLGLESFEQDAFATGLHAWWLQRRYPGVDISVSIPRICPHEGNFDVQHGVDDRHLVQYVTAMRCFLPRAGITCSSRESAFMRDHLVPIGVTRVSAGVSTAVGGRATEDLHNPGQFEITDRRSLEEMAASLAGIGYQAVLKDWEDPVAV, encoded by the coding sequence ATGGAAACTTTTCAGGAATATTTGCAGGCGTGGCCTTCAGCCCGCCGGGCAGAGGGAGCCGCGCGCGCCACAGAAGCGGATGTGCTGGCCGTGCTGCAAAAGGAAATTTTGCAGCCAGCCGATCTCCTTACCCTGCTTTCGCCTGCGGCTGCCCCGCACCTTGAGGCCATGGCACGCCGCGCACGCGATCTGACCCTGCGCTTTTTTGGCAAGGCCGTGAACATCTTCACGCCGCTCTACATCTCCGATGTCTGCACCAACCAGTGCCGCTACTGCGGATTCAATGCCAAAAACAAGCAGCCACGCCGTCATCTGAGTATTGATGAGGCCGCTGCGGAGGCGGACGTTATCGCCGACAAGGGCTTTCAGCACATCCTGCTGCTGACGGGCGATGCGCGGCATTTGTCCTCGCCGCAATATATCGCGGATGCGGCTCGCCGCATCAAACCCCGCTTTGCCTCGGTGGGCGTGGAAGTCTATTCGCTCACCACCGAGGAATATGAACTGCTGGTGGACGCAGGCGTGGACAGCATGACCATGTTTCAGGAGACGTATAATCCGGAACTTTACGCATGGCTGCACCCCGTTGGCCCCAAGCATGATTATGGTTTCAGGCTCAATGCGCCGCAGCGCGCGGCAGAGGGCGGCATCCGCTCCATCGGCGTGGGCGCCTTGCTGGGGCTGGAATCTTTTGAGCAGGATGCCTTTGCCACCGGCCTGCACGCATGGTGGCTGCAAAGGCGCTATCCCGGCGTGGACATAAGCGTTTCCATCCCGCGCATCTGCCCGCATGAAGGCAACTTTGACGTGCAGCACGGCGTGGACGACCGGCATCTTGTACAATATGTTACGGCCATGCGCTGCTTCTTGCCGCGCGCGGGCATCACCTGCTCCAGCCGCGAAAGCGCCTTTATGCGCGATCATCTGGTGCCTATCGGCGTAACCCGTGTTTCCGCCGGTGTTTCCACTGCCGTGGGCGGCCGCGCAACCGAGGATTTGCACAATCCCGGCCAGTTTGAGATCACCGACCGCCGCAGCCTTGAAGAAATGGCGGCCTCCCTCGCTGGCATAGGCTATCAGGCTGTGCTTAAAGACTGGGAAGACCCGGTGGCTGTATAA
- the thiF gene encoding sulfur carrier protein ThiS adenylyltransferase ThiF, with the protein MHNALHNGLARYLSPDQLEALRAARVGIAGAGGLGSNAALMLARSGVGNLVLVDDDVVDASNLNRQQYWPRHVGRPKVEALAELLLELNPEIGVEARRMRLDQNNMAEVLPACPIWVEAFDGPDDKTLLVETALLGGYRIASASGMGGWGGKAMGKRYLGNLVLVGDFSTDILLAPPLAPRVTEAAALLADAVLEMVLGVNEQT; encoded by the coding sequence ATGCACAATGCACTTCACAACGGCCTTGCCCGCTACCTCAGCCCCGACCAACTGGAGGCCCTGCGTGCCGCCCGCGTGGGCATTGCCGGGGCGGGAGGGCTTGGCTCAAACGCAGCCCTGATGCTGGCCCGCAGCGGCGTGGGCAATCTGGTGCTGGTGGACGATGACGTGGTGGACGCCTCCAATCTCAACCGCCAGCAGTACTGGCCCCGGCATGTGGGCCGCCCCAAGGTCGAAGCCCTGGCAGAGCTGCTGCTGGAACTGAACCCCGAAATTGGCGTGGAGGCGCGGCGTATGCGCCTTGACCAGAACAACATGGCCGAGGTGCTGCCCGCCTGCCCCATCTGGGTGGAAGCCTTTGACGGGCCGGATGACAAGACCCTGCTGGTGGAAACAGCCCTGCTCGGCGGCTACCGCATAGCCAGCGCATCGGGCATGGGCGGCTGGGGCGGCAAAGCCATGGGCAAACGCTACCTTGGCAATCTGGTACTGGTGGGCGACTTTAGCACAGATATCCTGCTGGCCCCGCCGCTTGCCCCCCGTGTGACCGAAGCTGCCGCCCTGCTGGCTGACGCCGTGCTTGAGATGGTGCTGGGCGTGAATGAGCAAACATAA
- a CDS encoding methyl-accepting chemotaxis protein, translating into MNGKFLLYSCASALLAAGLGFGVTQLAGLPVLAVIVSALVAAFGAFAAGRALAGGALRQAGEAVCAVAANPGRGLNNTDPSLAPLFTSLEDLRQAFKNDREYKDGILRGLPMPFLLVDTNERALSTNKACLNMLEIDDSIESCLGKTLAHLFYNDPTRKTAVGKSMATGECFKNLEVTIGGHKGGKVNVLANVFPIYNAEGACIGGMCVYVDMTALNEAQRQITEKNQRMAEVAQALEETMDELAEIVVALTGSIRQSDKNAAIAAGQLKEAASSMGHMNARVQEVAGNADKAAEASGHTMSKATTGAEVVQNALHGIENVHRVTLELRTDMATLESHARAITEIMNVISDIADQTNLLALNAAIEAARAGEAGRGFAVVADEVRKLAEKTMASTTDVGRAIEAIQQSAAKSMSSMDNAVQQVEQATDYAKQSGEALDAIVGTVENTVGQVKAIAAASEEQSAASEQITHTIDQVNHMVADTSQSMGQASMETDKLQELTDKLEDLTAQLKV; encoded by the coding sequence GTGAACGGTAAATTCCTTTTGTACAGTTGCGCATCAGCGCTGCTGGCAGCGGGTCTTGGCTTTGGCGTAACTCAACTGGCGGGTTTGCCCGTTTTGGCTGTTATAGTGAGCGCCCTTGTGGCGGCTTTTGGCGCGTTTGCTGCCGGGCGTGCGCTTGCTGGCGGGGCTTTGCGTCAGGCTGGTGAAGCTGTCTGCGCCGTGGCAGCCAATCCAGGCCGAGGCCTGAACAATACCGACCCCTCACTTGCTCCGCTGTTTACAAGCCTTGAAGACCTGCGGCAGGCGTTTAAAAACGACAGGGAATACAAAGACGGCATTCTGCGTGGCCTGCCCATGCCGTTCCTGCTGGTGGACACCAACGAGCGCGCGCTCAGCACCAACAAGGCATGTCTGAACATGCTGGAAATCGACGACAGCATTGAGTCCTGCCTTGGCAAAACCCTGGCCCATCTGTTTTATAACGATCCCACTCGCAAAACCGCCGTGGGCAAGAGCATGGCCACGGGCGAGTGCTTCAAGAATCTTGAAGTGACCATCGGCGGACACAAGGGCGGCAAGGTCAACGTGCTCGCCAACGTGTTCCCCATCTACAATGCCGAAGGGGCCTGTATTGGCGGCATGTGCGTGTATGTGGACATGACCGCGCTTAACGAGGCGCAGCGGCAGATCACGGAGAAGAACCAGCGTATGGCCGAAGTGGCCCAGGCGCTGGAAGAAACCATGGATGAACTGGCCGAGATCGTGGTGGCCCTTACCGGCAGCATCCGGCAGTCGGACAAAAATGCCGCCATTGCCGCGGGGCAGCTTAAAGAGGCCGCCTCCTCCATGGGCCACATGAACGCCAGAGTGCAGGAAGTTGCCGGCAATGCGGATAAGGCCGCCGAAGCTTCAGGCCACACCATGTCCAAGGCCACCACAGGGGCGGAAGTTGTGCAGAACGCCCTGCACGGCATTGAAAACGTGCACCGTGTCACGCTTGAACTGCGTACGGATATGGCCACGCTGGAATCGCATGCCAGAGCCATTACCGAGATCATGAACGTTATCTCGGATATTGCCGACCAGACCAACCTGCTGGCTCTCAACGCCGCCATTGAAGCGGCCCGTGCTGGCGAAGCCGGACGCGGTTTTGCCGTGGTGGCCGATGAAGTGCGCAAACTGGCAGAAAAAACCATGGCTTCCACCACGGATGTGGGCCGAGCCATTGAGGCCATTCAGCAAAGCGCCGCCAAGAGCATGTCATCCATGGATAATGCCGTGCAGCAGGTGGAGCAGGCCACAGATTATGCCAAGCAGTCTGGCGAGGCGCTGGACGCCATCGTGGGTACGGTGGAAAATACCGTGGGGCAGGTCAAGGCCATCGCCGCTGCCAGTGAAGAGCAGTCAGCCGCCAGCGAACAGATCACCCACACCATTGATCAGGTCAACCATATGGTGGCCGACACGTCCCAATCCATGGGCCAGGCCAGCATGGAAACCGACAAGCTTCAGGAGCTGACCGACAAGCTGGAAGACCTGACAGCGCAACTGAAAGTGTAG
- the rimP gene encoding ribosome maturation factor RimP — MTDDVLKETITRLAEPLATSLGLVIWGVEIVRAGRTVVRLFVDVPFSAESDTQPTPVDTDDIDAPALVALSATLEQCEHISRHIGLALEVEDTIPEAYVLEVSTPGLTRLFFSLDQMRHYIGDVVEARLLRAVAINEGAPEGPNPSHGGPRRLWRGTLLSIEENAFTLAPATISPEGEVTPENLPPVSIPWDSVRRASRMYIFRQPQKPGKGRAKAPAAKAATKPRKEKKTKSSGSEENQ; from the coding sequence ATGACCGACGACGTACTCAAAGAAACCATCACCCGTTTGGCCGAGCCCCTCGCAACATCGCTGGGCCTGGTTATCTGGGGAGTGGAAATCGTCCGCGCCGGGCGCACAGTGGTTCGGCTCTTTGTAGACGTGCCGTTTTCTGCGGAATCCGACACCCAGCCCACCCCCGTCGACACCGACGACATTGATGCGCCAGCCCTGGTCGCGCTTTCTGCCACCCTTGAGCAGTGCGAGCATATCTCGCGCCATATCGGCCTCGCCCTTGAGGTGGAAGATACCATTCCCGAGGCGTACGTGCTGGAGGTTTCCACCCCCGGCCTGACGCGACTTTTCTTCAGCCTTGATCAGATGCGCCATTATATTGGCGATGTGGTGGAAGCCCGTCTGCTCAGGGCCGTTGCCATCAACGAGGGTGCGCCCGAAGGGCCCAACCCCTCCCACGGCGGCCCCCGCCGCCTGTGGCGCGGCACCCTGCTTTCCATTGAAGAAAATGCTTTCACCCTGGCGCCAGCCACCATCTCGCCCGAGGGCGAGGTGACACCCGAAAACCTGCCGCCGGTCAGCATCCCCTGGGATTCCGTGCGCAGGGCAAGCCGCATGTATATTTTCAGGCAGCCGCAAAAGCCTGGCAAGGGCCGCGCAAAAGCGCCCGCCGCCAAGGCTGCGACCAAGCCCCGCAAGGAAAAGAAAACAAAATCCAGTGGTTCTGAAGAGAACCAGTAA
- the nusA gene encoding transcription termination factor NusA translates to MNLELKKAIDQISKDKGLDRNMLIDTLEDAVRTSVLRRFSEDMDVEVTYNDETGDIEVYQFKIVMADDDFANPDTQIEYSEAIKHDPSVQVDDEMGFRVKVEDLGRIAAQSAKQVIIQRMRDAEQEIIYTEYKDRVGEIVSGIVQRRDKGGWVVNLGRTEAILPREEQIPREHYKRGDRVQALIIEVRQEGRGPQVVVSRSHRDYMAALFRREVPEVDDGVVQIMGVARDPGSRAKVAVLSRERDVDPVGACVGVRGSRIQNIVQELHGERIDIVVWSADIATYARNSLAPALVSRIVVDEEENLLEVIVPDDQLTNAIGRKGQNVKLAARLLGWKVDIFTETRYNEANAIGHGLEQVASVAEVSIEALLAAGYSSLDNLREATDQELSDKLTISASRIADLRSAINFLAPIVESTPESSAVELKMPAATESGDAKE, encoded by the coding sequence ATGAATCTTGAACTTAAAAAGGCCATTGACCAGATCAGCAAGGACAAAGGCCTTGACCGCAACATGCTCATCGACACGCTCGAAGACGCGGTGCGCACTTCTGTGCTGCGCCGCTTCAGCGAAGATATGGACGTGGAAGTTACCTACAATGACGAAACAGGCGACATTGAGGTCTACCAGTTCAAAATCGTCATGGCCGACGACGACTTTGCCAATCCTGACACGCAGATCGAATACTCTGAAGCGATCAAGCATGATCCTTCCGTGCAGGTGGACGACGAAATGGGCTTCCGCGTCAAGGTCGAAGACCTTGGCCGCATTGCCGCCCAGTCTGCCAAGCAGGTTATCATCCAGCGCATGCGTGATGCGGAGCAGGAAATCATCTACACCGAATACAAGGACCGCGTGGGCGAAATTGTATCCGGCATCGTGCAGCGCCGCGACAAGGGCGGCTGGGTTGTAAACCTTGGCCGCACCGAGGCCATACTGCCCCGTGAGGAACAGATTCCCCGTGAACATTACAAGCGCGGCGACCGCGTGCAGGCCCTCATCATTGAGGTGCGCCAGGAAGGGCGCGGCCCGCAGGTTGTTGTTTCGCGTTCGCACCGCGACTACATGGCCGCCCTGTTCCGCCGCGAAGTGCCCGAAGTTGACGATGGCGTGGTGCAGATCATGGGCGTTGCCCGCGATCCCGGCTCCCGCGCCAAGGTTGCCGTGCTCTCGCGAGAGCGCGATGTGGACCCCGTGGGCGCATGCGTTGGCGTGCGTGGTTCGCGCATTCAGAACATCGTGCAGGAACTGCACGGCGAACGCATCGACATCGTTGTCTGGAGCGCAGACATCGCCACCTATGCCCGCAACTCCCTGGCCCCGGCCCTGGTTTCACGCATTGTGGTGGACGAAGAAGAAAATCTTCTGGAAGTCATCGTGCCTGACGATCAGCTCACCAACGCCATCGGGCGCAAGGGACAGAACGTCAAGCTTGCCGCGCGCCTGCTGGGCTGGAAGGTCGATATCTTTACTGAAACCCGCTACAATGAGGCCAATGCCATCGGGCACGGCCTTGAACAGGTTGCCAGCGTGGCGGAAGTTTCCATTGAAGCGCTTCTGGCCGCGGGCTACAGCTCGCTGGACAACCTGCGCGAGGCCACGGACCAGGAACTGTCTGACAAGCTCACTATCAGCGCATCGCGCATTGCCGACCTGCGCTCGGCCATCAACTTCCTGGCCCCGATTGTGGAGAGCACTCCCGAATCCTCGGCAGTGGAGCTGAAAATGCCCGCCGCCACGGAAAGCGGAGATGCAAAAGAATAA
- a CDS encoding YlxR family protein: MCVICRRRFPKADLDRHVLAEQGILTLDAEKTRPGRGWYVCSDPVCAAKFAKFRPGTRRKGGKHVR; the protein is encoded by the coding sequence ATGTGCGTCATCTGCCGCCGCCGCTTTCCCAAGGCCGATCTCGACCGCCACGTATTGGCGGAGCAGGGAATTTTGACTTTAGACGCAGAAAAAACCAGACCGGGCAGAGGCTGGTATGTATGTTCCGATCCTGTCTGCGCGGCCAAGTTCGCGAAATTCAGACCCGGAACACGGCGCAAGGGGGGAAAACATGTCCGATGA